One segment of Virgibacillus doumboii DNA contains the following:
- a CDS encoding 3-hydroxyacyl-CoA dehydrogenase family protein, translating into MTIEKIHKVAVIGSGSMGHQIAMLSAIGGFETTLQDIQENALTKAKEQLEGHMAKWVKKEKIAAEKKDAAFARLQTTTSLEAAVKDADLVIEAVVEKLDVKREVFSKLEELAPRKAILATNSSTIVNSKLADVTTRPDKVLNMHFFFPPLVMDCVEVVKSEQTSEETAQIAMDFCERIGRTGVLLEKEIYGFIANRLLFAISEEALHLYEEGYADFEAIDLITKKALRHPIGPFELMDLSGIDVGYYANLQLYQETGDPKDKPAKSVEEKVKAGHLGRKTGKGWYDYT; encoded by the coding sequence ATGACAATAGAAAAAATACATAAAGTTGCAGTTATAGGCTCAGGTTCGATGGGTCATCAAATCGCAATGCTATCTGCAATCGGCGGGTTTGAAACCACCCTGCAGGATATTCAGGAAAATGCGCTGACTAAGGCAAAGGAACAATTGGAAGGTCATATGGCTAAATGGGTTAAAAAAGAAAAAATCGCTGCCGAAAAGAAAGATGCCGCTTTTGCCAGACTGCAGACGACAACCAGCCTGGAAGCAGCTGTTAAGGATGCCGATTTAGTCATTGAGGCTGTAGTGGAAAAACTGGATGTAAAGCGGGAAGTGTTTTCCAAATTAGAGGAACTTGCACCCAGAAAGGCAATTTTGGCAACAAACAGCTCAACCATTGTCAATTCAAAACTTGCTGATGTTACTACAAGACCTGACAAAGTGTTGAATATGCATTTTTTCTTTCCTCCACTTGTAATGGATTGTGTGGAAGTAGTGAAAAGTGAACAAACGTCAGAAGAAACAGCACAAATCGCAATGGATTTTTGTGAACGGATTGGTCGTACAGGGGTGCTATTAGAAAAAGAGATTTACGGTTTTATTGCAAATCGACTATTATTTGCGATTTCAGAAGAAGCACTTCACTTATACGAAGAAGGATATGCGGATTTTGAGGCAATTGATTTAATTACCAAGAAAGCATTACGACATCCGATTGGCCCATTTGAATTAATGGATCTGTCCGGAATTGATGTCGGCTATTACGCAAACCTCCAGCTTTACCAGGAAACAGGTGATCCAAAAGATAAACCTGCTAAATCGGTTGAGGAAAAAGTGAAGGCCGGTCACCTGGGACGAAAAACTGGTAAGGGATGGTACGACTATACGTAA